A stretch of DNA from Candidatus Palauibacter polyketidifaciens:
AGCGACATGATGTTCGAGGCGGTGTAGTACAGGTTCAGCCCGGCCGCGAAGTTCGCAAAGAAGAAGGTGAAGACGACGGGCAGCACGTAGGAGATCATCTTCATCTGCGCGTTCGTCTGAATGCCTCGCTGCGTGATCCAGTTCAGTCCGAGCATTGAACCGCCCATCAGGACCGGGACGATGAAGAGCGGATCTCTCAGCGACAGGTCCGGAAGCCACAGGAACGGCACGCCGCGGAACTCGATCGTGTTCTGGAACACGAAGAACAGCGTGATCAGGATCGGAAGGGGCAGGAACATGGGCAGACAGCCGCCCAGCGGGTTGACCCCGTGTTCCCGGAAGAGCTTCATCTGCTCCTGCTGCAGGCGCTGCGGGTCGTCCTTGTAACGCTGCTTCAGCTTCTCGATCTCCGGCTGCAGCGCCATCTGCTTCATCTGCGCGCGTCCCGAGATGTGGAAGAGCGGTGACAGCACGATCCGCGACCCGACCCCGAACAGGATCAACACCCAGCCGTACGCCAGGGTGAACGACTCGTGCATCCAGATCAGGATCGCGACGATCAGGTTCCCGAAGGGCCGCGTGAACCACCGGAGCCACCGCCAGCCGACGGGGTTCACGTTGTGGAGTTCCTGCCCCATGGCCTGCAGACGCGAGAAGTCCTGTGGTCCGATGTACGCCGCGTACTCGAAGCCCGAGGTGCCCGCGGGTACGGGCAGCGCGGCCTGCATTTCCGCCGCGTCCTCCTCGAGCACGCCGCGCAGCATCACTCCTCCGATGCCCGGCCCCTCCGGCGGCGCCACAACGGCGGCGAGCCAGTACTTCGATTTGGATGCCACCCAACTGAAAGGAGCGCCGGAGGCCGGTCTCGTCTCGTCGATGTCCACGCGGTCCAGTCGCTCCGCCGCGATCTGTCCGGAGCGGCTCCGGGTGACGAGCGCCATCGCGGCCCTGTCCTCCCGCGGCACGGCCTCGTTTCGTTCGATCCCGCGGCCGAGACTCACGAGGACGACGTGTCCCACATCGCCCAGTCCGCGCAGCCCGCCGCTCACCTCGATCCGGTAGTCGTCCGGCTGGAAGCGATACGAGACATCGAAGGTGACCTCGCCGAT
This window harbors:
- the yidC gene encoding membrane protein insertase YidC — protein: MERRLLLAIALMVGVMILSNVFFPPSERPPEPVSPDSVATQETTTAADELDRLSAEERAAREVAAVLAEAEETPAVAGEVEETAATAGEGSIVTVRSELYEYRFDTRGARLVGATMLAHENFAEGGHGGRNVELVRPDDSVLAYALTLRGDTVSLGSIAFTASTPTLEVRDGPAELRFEAAIGEVTFDVSYRFQPDDYRIEVSGGLRGLGDVGHVVLVSLGRGIERNEAVPREDRAAMALVTRSRSGQIAAERLDRVDIDETRPASGAPFSWVASKSKYWLAAVVAPPEGPGIGGVMLRGVLEEDAAEMQAALPVPAGTSGFEYAAYIGPQDFSRLQAMGQELHNVNPVGWRWLRWFTRPFGNLIVAILIWMHESFTLAYGWVLILFGVGSRIVLSPLFHISGRAQMKQMALQPEIEKLKQRYKDDPQRLQQEQMKLFREHGVNPLGGCLPMFLPLPILITLFFVFQNTIEFRGVPFLWLPDLSLRDPLFIVPVLMGGSMLGLNWITQRGIQTNAQMKMISYVLPVVFTFFFANFAAGLNLYYTASNIMSLPQQMYLSRARRKAQPPASRKKE